From the genome of Rutidosis leptorrhynchoides isolate AG116_Rl617_1_P2 unplaced genomic scaffold, CSIRO_AGI_Rlap_v1 contig146, whole genome shotgun sequence:
GTGATACTCACGCCTGTAGTAATGAAATGAATCTTCAGTTCTTCTTCAATATATAATCATACCGCTTAGAGTTCTGAAATAATTGAGTCATTGTGTTACAGTATAACTCAATCTCTTGATTTCTTTTTCTTTCAAGTAAATCGTCATAACCACTTAAGAGATAATGTTGAAATCAAATAATACTTGACTGGATGAAGTTGTTATTCGGTTAAGACATGCTGCAATAAACTAAACCGAATCATGCTCCTTAAATTATTGCAATAAACCGAGTCAAAACATGCCAACCAAATCAATCCGGATTAAACCCAATCATTGCTTCTACATTCTTCCTCTTTGGCATTTTTGACAAAATTAAAATTTGCAGCAGAattaaactatagtcaaatataacaGTAGAGGAAGATAAGCAAAGGAAGAGAAGCACAACTACACAAAGTCAGAGAATACTCTCCCATTTTTTGAAAAATCCAAAGGCTTCAATAAAGATCAGAATTAACCAGAAAATAATATTTTCATCTCCCATTCATCATTACAAACCAGATCAAAAGAGTTCTTAAAAGGAAAATACAAGCAAACTCTCCCCGTCATCGAGACCGGATCTTCAATTTATCACAAAAAATAGCTCCCCCTCAACTTGAGCTttacttctttttcttttcttattgATCTCTGAGCTGTTCCATCACCTTCTTACTTTGCTCCAAATGAGTCATGGTAGACTGGATATTTTCTAAGGCCACCCTAATCTATTTCATAGTAGGGGCAACAACAATTGCTCTATCAGCATTAAGTACAACATCAGTAATATCCtagaaatgagtaaaatatctggAGTCTAGTTCCATAGTCTTGGCAGGATCATGTGTTTTGTCAGACTCTTGCAGTTCAAATCCCTGGATGCACAAAATACGATAGATAGAAGATGAAAACACCAGATTATGCTTATTCTTCTTATTCCTGATGAAGGCAGCAACTTGATTTTACATTAATCATCCAACATTGATCGACAGCCTTTGTCCAATTCTATACATCAACCTAGCAGCAGATCTCGTGATAGAGTTGGTATTCTGAATGAGAAGCTAGATATAACACACTATTCGATGCAAAAAGGAGAATTGAATAGTCAAGTCAAGAGCCACCAATCCTTCTTCTAGCCATCTCTCAATCTGTCCACTAGTGATAAATACTACTGCATTATCAATCTTTATTCCATCACCAACATCTTTAGGATGACAAGACATTCAACCGCCTGAGCAAACAACTGTGGAGAGAAATGATAAAGATGTCCTCGAAAGTGCACCTTCATGTACAGTTCATCAATCTGGTCATGTATAGCAGGCACAAGGTTCGCAATCACCTTCTTAACAATAAAAGGAGGAAATTCTGTATGGTTTCTTAGACAACTAACAAGATGTAATTCCTCAAAAATCTCCCAGAACTCAGTCAGTTGACAGTTATATCTGTAGAAATTCCTTTGCATAGTGATAGGCTTCTTTCGAATGCGGTCTCAAAGAACTCCTTTGCATCAGCATCAAAGAAATCACCTGTCATACCTGGATAAGGAATAGAATGTACCTGTCTCGACTGAGCAGGTGAACCAGGCAGACTCGTTGCTGGAATTAGGGATTCTTTAGCATCTGGTATTATATTAGCCACTGGTGTTGTATTAGTCACTGGTGTTGCATCTCccatttcttcatcttcttctgaAAAGGACAAAGGAGAATTGTCCACAAACTGATCAGCCAGACTTGAGCATCTTTTAGTGGAACGGAAGCTTCTGAATCTGACGAGATATTTTCCACCACAGCTGGAGCTTTTCGCTTTTCTTGAACTTCCTTTGCTTTTTCTTTGCGTTGAACCCTAAGGGAACGACGAGTACCAGTCTTATGGGTTTTTTGTGCCTTCTTTTTCTTCTGACCGGTAGAAGCTCCATCAATTCTCTTTCTTTTTTTCTGGTGGTATGAGCATTCTAATGGGGacattatcatctttatcatcactGTAAAGATTCATCCTAAGTTCTTCCATTCTAGTCTCAATACTTCTTCTCTTTGCTTCCTGAATGTCTGCTACAAGTTCTCCTTCATTCTTTTGAACGGGAATCTCAAGACTCCTTCTCATGGCTTCTTGAGTATCAGCTTCAAGTTCTCTATCAACCTGATGATCGGGAGAACGAGAACGACGAACAGGGGACGGATGTATACCTTATATGCTAATTTTGATGGCTTCTTACAAATTCTGATCATCTTCAATGATAGTGTGAATCTCATCATCATTATATCCTTTTCCTCTCAGTCTAACAATAGTTCTGGGACTAAACTTCAATGATTTTGTGGCAGCATGTTCCATAACAAGTTGAACAAAATCCTCACTCAACCCACTCGCTCTAAGTTATTCAATATGACGATCATTGAGCTTCAATTTCCTTCTAGGACTTTCTTGACCCTGTTCAAACTTTTCTTGGTCCAAGCCTTCCGATGCTTTACTAGGATTTGCTGCAGCAACAGATTCACCAACATTGTGATCTATCGGGCTCTCTTTTATCATTAGATTTCGGTAATCGGTGCAACAAACCCTTCTCCAAAATCTTCTGGTACTTCCACTCGATAACCAGAATTAATGTCAGCATTATCACCATTAGATTCCCTTAAATTACTAACTTCTTCGATACCGTAATTCTAGATGAGCCAACCCCAACATATGCCTTCATCATCATGGTACTTAGCAAATTTGAAGAGAAGAGAACTAGAGCATTGCTTACCATATCGAGCTCCTCTGATGAGCTTGGACCTTCAAATTCTGGTGACTCAATTCCATATCGTGACACATAAGGAACACTGTTGATCTCTTCTCCTTGCTTGACATAGTCGATTTCCTCAACAGATTTCGGTTCCACATTCACAATCGGAGTTAGGGTTGGTGGAGCAAGAGGCGAATTTGATTCAGAACAACGACACCCAATCTTGGTCAGTTTGAGTCTCTGATGTTGAACTAGACATTTTTGCAGCAAGACTCCGCTCCAAGAAGATGTCTTATGAGAATCAAGGATATGGAAGTTCAAGAGTTTTGAGTGAGGGAGAGATGTCTGAGCGAGGGAAACTTTTAATGGAAGAAGAAGAGTCCgaatagatttatatatttattcatatCCATCCATCATACTGGTTCGATTCGAATTGTCATTAATCGCCAAACAATACACCCTTTGAAGAAAATTGAACCAATGTGTCTTCTGAACTAGAACTTGATCGAATACATCGATTGTGTCAGACAAATTATGACTGGCCCATTGAGCTTCGTCTCTCTCTGACTGGGCCAACAGATTCTGCACAAGCCTACATACCTCCACATGAATTTTTAATACTCTTGCAAGTCCAAAAACACAAGAAAACTAATAGTTActcctaaaaaaaataaacaaatatgctaaaaatatatatattttttaataataagcaATAACAACAAAGAAGAGTAGCACCTAGATTATGGGGATACCCAGGAGATTCTTGAATAGTTCAGTTCCGGTGAAGCCAACTCATTCAGGGTCCTGTGCAACTCGATTTGAACATGAAAATCCGATTGGAGTATCATCTGTTAGAATTCCTGGTAGTTCAACACACAAATTTCTGACAGGAGATCTTTTTTTCTCTTCAGATGCTTTCGGAGTGATGACTGCCATATGAGCATAATGACTTTTCTCGACTAGAACCAACATAGCCTTATGCTTCTGAGGTGATAAATCAACTTTTTTTCTCGAAGTTTTTCTTTATACATGATAGAATTGATAATTTTGATTCATGCAATAAGGTCGAATATGACCTGGATGTCCACAATGATGACATACAATCCTTTTTCTTCTGCTAGTGCCACCATTTTCAGAGTCAGGCTGGATCATCTTTTTTTCGATTTTCTGCTTTGGTTTCTTAGTGATTTTCTTGTACCCAGCCTTCTAACATCACCAACTTTCTGGCCATGTTGAAGAGCCTGATCAAGCTTCTTCTTTCCAGCATCGAATTTCTTCAGAGTGAGAGTGTCAGAATCTTTCTCCTTTATTGCTTTAGTGAGTTTTACTTCAGCAGTGATCGCCTTCTCTTCATATTTGCTAATTAGTTCAGCCATCTCTCTGAACTTTACTTCATATCCATCTACAATGATTCTCTGATTCTTTACTGTGTCATTTAGACATCCGTTCTTCGCCTCAACTATTTTTATTTTGTTGAGAAGTCCTTCATTCAGAGAATACATCCTCTCCCAATCCTATATCATTTCAACCTCCGTCATAAACTCAGAGTATTCTATAACTTTTGAACTGTGTTTATAATGGTCGATACTTTAGCACCTTCATCTGATTTCACACTGATCATCTTATCATCTCCATTAATGGATGCTACCAATGCAACACAGTTATTCAGAGTGTCATACTCTGGATCACTGTTATCTCCAATTGACCTATTATCTTCCTCATCACTGAAGGTAGGAACAGAAATATGGTTGGACACGGACTGCTTCTTTCTTAGATAGTTAGGACACTCCGTCTTAATATGTCCTTCTCCTTCACACTGATAACACTCCTTTTTCCTCTGTTCGGGCATTCAGACGAGAAATGTCCAACACCGTTACAGCTAAGGCACTTAGTAGTCGATGAGGTAATTATCTTTGGAACTCTTGGTTTCTGGAATCTCCTATTCTGATTGAAAGGCCTTCGGTAATTACTAGTTGCCTAAGTTTGTGCCTGCAAATGCTTAATTTTTTCCCTCAAACTTGCCATTTGGTGTTCGATAGGCATGTCTTCATTGACTGACTCCTTGGTTGTAACCTTCGTAGCAAACGTAACACTTCGATTTCTTATCTGCAGATTCGGCCAGCTATTGTGAGCTCTCATAAATATCAAATTTTGTCATTAAAGTTCCAAACGGATATGTCTCCAAGTTTTTTGCAATTTGAATGGCATCAGCAACACCTTTGAACCTGACCGGAAGAGATCTGAGAACCTTCTTAACCAACGTGGCATCATAATAAGGAGCGTTCAGGTTGTACTCCTCATTCTTAATATCCATCATTCGTGAGTTGAACTGCCTGATTGTTTCAGTATCCTCCATTCTAACATTCTCAAATTTAGATTCAACCAGGGATATCTTATAATTGACAAGAGTAATGTTACCTTCACAAACTTGAGCAAGAGTGTTCCGAGCATCATAAGCAGTCTCACAAGTCTGGATGAGTTTGGTATGGTGATCATCACATCTAGAAAAAATTGCATTCAACACCATGCAATTTGCAGCAGAAAACACCTTCTCTATTTCATTCCACTCAACTGTACGTTTCTTCACAGGTGGATCGTCAGCAGTCATAGGTGCAGTCCACTGATTTTGACAGGCTTCCCATGCCGGGTAATTGTACTGGCATATGAAACTTCTCATTCTTATCTTCCATCTAGTGTAGGTTGTCCCGATCAATAGTGGTGGTCGTGATGTGCTCTTTCCTTCAAGTTCACTTGCCATTGGATCAGGAATATGTAGCGACCAATCCGGAAATACCAAatcaggctctgataccacttgaaaatcCTAGGTCGTCTTGATTATTTAAAATATGCAAGTTAATCTGAGTGATATAGTACAGTTGATTGTAGCACAGTCTACTTTAACAATGATAAAGCAGAAACATCAATCTGAATAATAAACTGCAGTACCGATAAAAGAAAGATTGCACGTGATATTTTTACGTGGTTCAGAGTCTGAATAACTCCTACATCCACATGAcctattttagaaattattttactATTTTTGAGGTTACAAGTATTGGGAGGTTTTCCCCAAGCCAGTCCGCAACTGCACTACACCCCCTATACTGTTTTCCTAATCCCTAGTAAAACTGACTCTAACTCTACAACCGATAACAATAGGATTTTCCCAAGCTAGCCCATGACTAACTACGCTTATGCCCAAAACTAAATTAGAGTCTACTATAACCATACCGGCTATAGATTCTCTTTTTAAAGAAGGTTAACTTACAAATGAATACACTTTTTTAAATGTATCCTTTAATCGACAGATAAGTTTAAAATACAGCCCTATAGAACTCTTCACAGAAAGATCTAAGATATCTCAATGAAG
Proteins encoded in this window:
- the LOC139881355 gene encoding uncharacterized protein, encoding MASELEGKSTSRPPLLIGTTYTRWKIRMRSFICQYNYPAWEACQNQWTAPMTADDPPVKKRTVEWNEIEKVFSAANCMVLNAIFSRCDDHHTKLIQTCETAYDARNTLAQVCEGNITLVNYKISLVESKFENVRMEDTETIRQFNSRMMDIKNEEYNLNAPYYDATLVKKVLRSLPVRFKGVADAIQIAKNLETYPFGTLMTKFDIYESSQ